AACACCAAGCATTAAAATGGAAGCAAATAACCAAACCAGAGCAAGTAAAGTGGTATACCTTAAACGAAAATCAGGGGGAACGTAAACGATATAATATTGATCATATTCTGTATTTTGTTCATCTAGGTAACCAAATTCGCCTGCAGCACGTTTGTTTCTCTCTTTAATTCTCTCCAAATCTAATGGCTTCAACAATTTATCATTCTTTGTAACGGGGACAAACATTGTTTGCACATAGTTTCTGGACACTATATCAGAAGAAGGAACACGCATTAAAACACCGTCTGGAACAAAATACGCATGAACTTGACGAATTTCTCCAAACAATTCCTCTGCTTGCTTCAACGTTTTTGGCTTAGTGTAAAGTTCTTGGTTTGACCATTCCgcattttttgaagcaatGTATTTGTAGAACGAATTTCGGTAAACAATATGACCCCTTTCAGTTGGGGTGTCTTTACCTAAGATGAAGGATGATAAACGTAATTTTCTTGAGCACAGTTTAAAAATGGTTTTCCAATACCTTTCCAACAAGGGCTTGACATAAGAGCTAGATTCTAAAATTCTCTTTGTAAAATACAATGTTAGTAAAATTGCATTGAACTTCCATGAAATAATCGATGTTGGTTTATAAGCTTCAGGGACGGATAATAAGTTGGATTTGAGCATGattgggaaaaaaaatctggtATGAAACCCAAATCCCAATACAATGAAGATGGCGTAAATAAACATGGATAGGCATAATCTTGATAGTTGAATACCCATTGGATGGATTAAACTATCGTGTAAAATCTTAATATTAGGATCCTCTGGGGATCtaataaagaataaaacACCTGGcctaataatgtttttcCTTATCATTCCAATGTATTTGGCAAACCAATACATATACAGGGTACCAATTGTCCAGTATACGAAAAGGGAGAATGGAGGCCATATTTCACATATTGAAGGAACCCAAAGAATTTGAGTATTTGATGCTAAGATAGGAcaaaataatgagaaaTCTAACATCACACCTGCTAAGATAGGAAATCCAGCTagttcaatgaaaaataatgtgAACACTTTAAAAGTGCATTTGAGTGCAAATAGAATCTGAAAAATCAATCTTCTGGTTGGGTTACTCATTCCATTCTCACGGCCGTAACCTCTTGAGACCAGATTGGACGAAGCACAAACAATACTCACTGAAGTTAAATAAGTCGTGAGGGCAGGTAACGCACGAATGAAAATTGAGTGCTTCATGGTATTTTGGGTGTAGCTATTGTAAAGATAAGCTATATCACGGATCAAGTGGTTTGAAATCCAATTCATTGCAATTTCTACTTTAGGAACTAGCTTCGTCAAACCATTGTAAGCTATATGGGCTCCCGATAGGTAGTAAAGATTAGATAAACCACGCAAAGTAACCTTGAATACACCGAAATAAATTCTTAGTAAACCAAATCCAATGAAAGTTGGAAGCAAGTAAGAAATTGCCAGGTATAATGCTGTGAAAACGACAGCAATTATAAAATAGGCAATGACATTTAACAATTTTAATTTGAGGTTTATCACCAGGGGGCCTTGACCTTGGTCATCCGCATTAGCTTGTGCCGGTGGGACGCCTACGGCTGCACCGAAATCTTGTTCATCTTGATCGACATTTCCAGCCCTATTTTGGACAGGTGGTGGAACGAAAACGGGAGCGTTTGGTCTATTTATAGCATTCTGTTGAGCAGCAATTAAgtcatcaaattcattcTGAGCACGACGATTAGCCCACATTTCCATTGGATTGGGATCCAGATGATCACGGTAATCGGCTTCCTCTTCtggttgttgttgttcttcttctccttcttcttcttctccttcgTGAACATTTAAAGATTCTTGGGTAGTTTGCGATGAATCATCTCCTGATGGTAAACCATCGTCAGAGTCATTATTGTCGGGCCCTTCTGGAACCTCACCATGATCCAGTTCATCAACATGACGTAGATTGACAAAATTCCGATGTTCGCGAGGATCTTGAAGGGGAgcattatcattttcaggAACATTGgcattgttattgttatcgGCAGCTACATCTGGCACATCCAGTCTATCATGGCCTTGTTCTTGACGATTTTGATCATGAGCTCTCATTTCTCTCGCCAAGTATTCAACCATTCTATCATCCATCATAGGGAACCTCTCTTTTAAACGTGATTTCAAGTCTTTTGGAGAAAATCTTGGACCTATCTTATGGAAAACCATCTTGCTGAAAACATCCTCTCTTACTATCATATCGTATTGAAAGTACAATGCTATATGTAGTATCACTATCATAATAAACTGTAAAGATGTGAATGAATGGTTTTGTAAAAGTTGGTAAAATATTGCTCTACTCGTCAATTCTGGAGTCGCTGACCGATCATACCCATAAATTAAACTTTTCACGAAATCACCAGGATAAGGATATGATCCATCCAGCATCATCGTGTATAGTTTTCCAAACATGTTCCATACCAAAGGAACACCGATAATATATAGTACAGCAGCCAAACCAATCGTTAAAGCTAAACGAGTTTTCTCGAAAAATGCTAGGATACTCTTAGAAATTAATAGGGAAAAGGGTATCTTTTCCGGCATATTTTCCGCGTATATCGTTTTGAATTGAATGGGATAGTGACAGATGTCACATTTAACATCCGCGCCAGGTTTTGAAATGTCTATATTTTTCGAAGCTACCCATTCCAGTAAACAGGATTCATGCATGTATTTAATTGAGCCTCTGCATTTACAAGGATGGAAGAGAGGATTGTCCTCAGTAGCTTCTCCACGACAAATACGACAGGTGGCACCAGATGGGGCATCATCGTTGAAGGAGGCGGTGTCTGTTTCTTCGTTTGCCACCTTATGCAGTTCATCTCTTAACCCGGAGACATTAACGTCTGAATCAACATCCATGACTTCCACACTTCTAGTCTCTTTGATTCAATTAGTCGTagttttgataaaaaaactgTTCTCGAATAAAGTATTTAAGCCCTATTACTTAATCTAACCTGGTGGCTCCATAAATCTATCATGATcatcttttcaatatccTCAATCGATGCGTTTTGAACCAGTTTTCCGTCTCCAgtgattttgattttttggagatttgaaacaaaaaataagcCCTGTAGGGGGCTCGAACCCCTAACCTTATGATTAAGAGTCATACGCGCTACCGATTGCGCCAACAAGGCTCTTATTACTTGTTAAGTTTATTGTTAATAAGATATAGGACACGTTAGAATTAACAGTAACGAATACGTTGTAGGTGTGACATTGGCAATTACTTAAAATGGTAATTGTTAACCACACCTAAAACGAACGTAGACACTCTACCCAATGCAGTGATAACAACCaacattgttgataattagttgtttggtaagttgtaataattaagaatagtcgttccttcttaatctatataagagaggtatataaagcacacgctgattggttatattaaacccaaaggttcagacataacTCAGAGTATTGAATATATGAATTtagtgataactcatcttcttgtATACTAGGTTCTGGACAATCAgtagatctttatcttattagtgcaggaaattccattattagaatttgcctactccaataaaattggtatcatcataagaatgtttgtattcatttacccaacattattagtatcatgttaaagaatgttcgttATCAACTACatcaatttatatgaataaatgtatagtagtaatcacttattccaacatatttATTAAATATTAACGTATGTCCCTCAGTTTCAACCACGACAGTCACTGTTGTATTATGGGTTCTTGTAATTCCAGGTGTCCTGACAATCCTAGTATAAGATATAAGTGGGAAATTAGGCTAATATTGAggtaattgttgggattaCATTGCTGTTAGAGGCTATAATACTAggtaaacaaaatatactagaagttctcctcaaTGATATAGAATCCACTAAGAGAATCGGTAGTCctacataataataatattacttTATCAACCCTTTCTTTCCAGCTTACATTAAATTTGATGACTGTTTCTCATCTCAATCtttatgtcatcttttCCCATtgtatatgataatatactagtagcTTGGGTACTAGTCAATAGATGCTACTTGATCTTCATTCAACAGACAGATGTGGTCTCTTTTACTATACGCAACATTATCATAATGTAACTAATTTAAAGTTAAAGTATGGCCTCTTCGCTCGctgatttcttttcatcggAAGGAGTTCTATCACCCGTTTCTAGTGGGCCGTTATGTAAGTAATACTCTTTGAATACATGAGCCGTCATGGAATGGATTAGTACGAGAATCCCCTCAAATAATATGATAGCACCTGGATAGCTTTCACATTTTGGTTCCCTCCCTCCAGGTAATTTTACACCCTGAACGCACATTTCttttatgaaaaaagaCGTTTGAATAGCTAGGTTAAAAACTGTTAGAGAAACGTATAATAGGAAAATATTCATCCATTGTTTATATTTGAACCACTTGGggtactttttttttgttttgcaACGAGAGCATTTTATCTTTGTACATCTAGGAGGCTGCAGATTAATTTTATTCCTATATGCTCTTTCCATCCACACAGCAAACCCCCAAATGGAAACGATCACTGAATATGCTATGAACCACATTATGCTATTATCAAATGTGAAAAGGTTAAATGGTAAAAACGGTAGAAATGAATATCGAAACATTTTTCCGATGAAAAGTATTTGCATTGCTTTGATGGTAAGCCTGACGGCTAACGGCGGCGATACAACATCCTTACTAAGAGCACGAATAGTACTTCTCTCTTCCTTAACATTTTGCATAATTGAGTTGTCGATTGTCTCGGAAATAGAAGTATTTAACAAAACACACTAAATAGAAAGGACTCTTCttatgtatattttttttggcagtgaaaaagtttattttagcctacttttttttttttcgttggAATAGCAGGCAACAGAAGCTGATCTATTCTCTAAACTGTACACTGTTCACAGTCTGAGCATGAGATAATGCGATAACTAGTTGTCCTGAGATCCAGATACATAAAGTTTACTATGGCAAAAAAATGCGATATTAAAAGCGTGCATGTATGCATTTATGTTGTCAAAAGATTCTTTGTCTAGCATGTTAATTGTTCTCTTTTATATTACTATATTCTGTATCCCTGGTGATGAGCttttatcaataataaagtCCCAACAATTGCCTCATTAATCTCCAATATCATGGTCAACCactatatataaataatatgaTTGAACCGCACTAATTGCTACTGCCATGGTAACCCAGCGTGATTACCTGAGTGAAAAGACTCGTCCCAAGGCACGTAAACTCAATATAAAACTGTCAACACAAGTTTGCTTTGCAAACTCACTTGATCGAAAACCTTGAAATTTGGCCCTGTTTATGTACCGGAGAGAGCACACGCCTTAATGCCCAAAGCTTATTATTTGAAACATATGTCATCGCAAGGCATTTGAGGATGGAGGTGCTGAGTAGTGTATGAAAGGCAATCACATTGACAATGCAAGATCATGGAGAGTGCGTTGTTTGTATACTTCCTCCATGGTGATCTTGGTCGTGTCAGTGCGAAACATATTAGGAAGCAACTCCGCAGTTTATTGCAGCTTTAACGCTACtcgcttcttcttcagcgGCCAGTATGTTTTCTAAACATGGAGTGTGCTGGGTACGTCATAATTTTCTCCAAGGATGTAGTACTTTGACTACTGCTGTGTCTGCAAATATGAACTGTAAATTAGTTATCAACCGGTTGTTCAAGATGAATATACTACgtattgatgatttgaagCGAGTTTTCTCACAGTAGCAGCAGCCGTGGTTATTAGTACACTCACTGGATGGGCTTACTGTCATACGGGCTCACTTTACTCACCCAAAAGATTCAACACATGTTAAGCTATTGTGGCAATACTGCTTCATACCGTACATACCACACCGCCGGGTTTGCCTGGAAGTTGGTTTATCAATTGGTTATATAGATGGAAAATGGTATATGCTCCTTTTATAGTTCGTATTTTCTCATTAGGGCTATATTTAGTTTCTGAAACAATTACTTGGAAGGTTCACGAAAATACAGAGGTTTTTTGACGACTAAACGAATTAGCAAAGGGCGATTTATTATACTAAAGATAATTGAAATAACTGGTGTTGCCCTTTTCTCTGCTCTCAGTGGTGAGTGAAATCGTCTCTTTTTGGTGTGAGATCAGTCTATGCTGCCTTtgaaattatcaatatcGCAAATATAGGCCTTTTTACCGACATGATTAAGGGAATACTCATTCGTTATTCATCAGAACAACAAAACGCAGGAAAAGACAGTGAACAACAGAAAACTCGAGCCGGGGGGGtatattattttgcttAGGCCTATTATAGTGGTGAATTGTTCAAATACGGGTTGGAACGGATGGCAAACCGGTGTAACTTTGGATATTTCTGTAGGCGATGATGCTTATAAGAAACGTACATATGATGACATTACTACCGTTAAATTACACCTTAAAACTAATAAAGGGAGTTCAAACGGTTGCTGAATTGTTATTTGTTGCTGAAATTACAGAATGTATCATCAATGAGGGCACTACCGGTTCCCAAGATAGACTTgaccaattttttcttacaGTAACAGGGAAATGAATATCGTACTTATACCATGTAATCCtggaaatagaaaatataaCAGACAGTTACCTATCAGATTCaggtatatatatatatatatatatatatatatgaatttTTAAGTTCTAGTTCTAGTCATTTAATAcattattcatttttcctttttttcattattagaAGCCCATTCTCTAGAGATTTTCCTCTTTGCGTGGACGTCAACAAAGCTGGGTGTAAATATAACTTCACCATTAGGGTTGCTTCCTATTAGGTTATCAACGTTGGTAGCTTTATTCAATGCGATTTCCTTTAGATAGTTCCCTTGGGATATTATTGTCCCATCGTTACTCTCAATTGGCAGATACTGTAATTTCTCGAACGAAGTGAATACTGCAAGAACAAATAGTAACAACCCAGCATATGTTTCATACTTGATGTCTTTAGGTAACTCACTGATTACACCTTGAGTATTATTAAGTGAGTTAAGCTTTAATAGATGATGAAACTCATAACTTGAGAAACCAGAATGAAATAAAACCAACGTGGCGACTGCGTAGAGAAGCTTGGAAACAAACGACATTTcttatcaatttcttttctatctTTCTGATGATACCTCGTCACAACTACCTTTCGCTGTTCACTGGAGAAATAGGTTGCAGTATTTCCGCAGACTTTGTTTTATATTCAGACAGTTTTTTCTGGACTGCGTTTACTTCGCGAGCTTTCTTTTAGCGACTAAAACAATCTGACGATAGTGGGATAAGTCCTGAAGAACACATAGCCGAACGTTGTTCACCATATGTAGACTAATTTAGCGGGGTTTTTTAAAGtattaatgaaaatttaaaaGCGCTAATGAAGCTATATATGTTAGTAAGGAAGATGTGATATATGCTATGAATGattacaaagaaaaataaaattatgTGTATGCTTCTTATTAATCTTGTGCGCTTGCGTCGCTGTTATCTATAGCATCTGCTACGGTGGGATGCTCTTCTATTGGTGCTAATCCTGGAACCCCTTGTGaactttcttcaatagGTTCCAGATCGTTTGTCATGGAAATATCTGAatcattcttttcaatatctgCTTTGTCTGTTTCCCCCTTATTGTCAGATTGTAGATGGATGCCTCTTTCCTTCTGTGTTTGATTTGGTTTCGCTTTCTGCAcgttttttttattaggTTCTGAACTTTCCATTATAGTATCATctaagatttttttgaataatggACCAAGCctttctttattcaattCCATACGCGAAGCAAATCGCTTATCTAAAATGTTCAATTTTATCAGCCCCTTCAATTTCACTGTAAATAGGAGGAAATCAGTTTCaacattgttgaaaaaCTCGGTTTCTGGCAAATCATTTAGGTTGGCGTCTTCGTCTGCTACTCTTTCTAGTTGTACATCAAGTTGTTTTGCAAAGAGGCTCTCTAAGtacaaaaatattttcaaaagtacTTTAGACGCATCATCATGAAGGTAAAATGGAAAACATTCACTCATACTATATTTCCATGATGTAGCATCTGCAGGCAACTTGAGCTCAAAAACTTTTATCGCAACTATTGTATCCATTAACGAAGTGGAAGCTGACCATTTTAAGTAAAACAAGCTGTTAATATTTCCAGATGTGTCGCTTATAGTTGCCAAGGATATAACAAGCGTGTTTAAACGGCCTATTATAGCCGCTATAGGTTTCCAAATTGATCTAAGATTTTTTGGAGTTGAAGCCTCGTGATCCGTTACTTTATCCATTAATTCTTTCCACTTTTGCAAATTCCATGTCACTAAAAGTACCAGTATTTTAAAGTTTATTTCTTGAGCGGTACTGTCATCAAAACTTTGAAACATTACAGTGATTCGAGAgataaaattgttcaagaaTAGTTGTAATAactcatcatcaaattcgaTTGGGTATTCTCTGCCAAGAATCGCCAGTTTGTTGATGTAGAGTTCATACAAAGAACAAGTTAAGTCTTTATAATCATCTCTAGAATTATTTggatccattttttcttgtagaAACTTTTTCAGATGAATTTTTAATGTGGTTATTTGATTAagcaatttttcttgcagttcctttttttcaaaattgtgGATGTGACGGATAAACTTAGCAAATATCTCGTATTTCACATCAACTTTTGAATCCCCGATTGTAGAATCCATGAATGTCTTGATAGTTTTGTCGgtaatctttttcaattctgtTTCATAGCCAATTGATATCCAATCTTCTAGAGAAAATGTAATAAAACTCTCTAAAAGCGGGCATAAAATATCGGCGGATTCGATTGATGTGGCGTTCAACAAATCATGAAAGAGAGGTAAGACTATTTCCTTAACACTATCTTTTGTCTGAATTTTTGGATTGTTGGCACCGGCACACAGCCCATGAAATATGTTGAGATATAAGATAGTGCTATTTCTATCAACGGGAAATAATGGAGCAGTATCCAATTCACCGTCATCTACATCACAATCGtcattattagtatcaaCCGAGTTTTGTAGCGTCTGAATTAATTCGTTTGATTCGATATCAGAGATCAGGAGATTGCAAATAGTCTTCAAATGAGTGGAAATGAAAGGAGAGAGAAACTCTGCCGCTTGTGTCAGCATACGAATCTTGGTTTTTGAATCAACTTCGGCAGAATCCTTCAAGTGATATATGAGAGAATC
This genomic window from Saccharomyces mikatae IFO 1815 strain IFO1815 genome assembly, chromosome: 9 contains:
- the SSM4 gene encoding E3 ubiquitin-protein ligase SSM4 (similar to Saccharomyces cerevisiae SSM4 (YIL030C); ancestral locus Anc_7.198), producing the protein MDVDSDVNVSGLRDELHKVANEETDTASFNDDAPSGATCRICRGEATEDNPLFHPCKCRGSIKYMHESCLLEWVASKNIDISKPGADVKCDICHYPIQFKTIYAENMPEKIPFSLLISKSILAFFEKTRLALTIGLAAVLYIIGVPLVWNMFGKLYTMMLDGSYPYPGDFVKSLIYGYDRSATPELTSRAIFYQLLQNHSFTSLQFIMIVILHIALYFQYDMIVREDVFSKMVFHKIGPRFSPKDLKSRLKERFPMMDDRMVEYLAREMRAHDQNRQEQGHDRLDVPDVAADNNNNANVPENDNAPLQDPREHRNFVNLRHVDELDHGEVPEGPDNNDSDDGLPSGDDSSQTTQESLNVHEGEEEEGEEEQQQPEEEADYRDHLDPNPMEMWANRRAQNEFDDLIAAQQNAINRPNAPVFVPPPVQNRAGNVDQDEQDFGAAVGVPPAQANADDQGQGPLVINLKLKLLNVIAYFIIAVVFTALYLAISYLLPTFIGFGLLRIYFGVFKVTLRGLSNLYYLSGAHIAYNGLTKLVPKVEIAMNWISNHLIRDIAYLYNSYTQNTMKHSIFIRALPALTTYLTSVSIVCASSNLVSRGYGRENGMSNPTRRLIFQILFALKCTFKVFTLFFIELAGFPILAGVMLDFSLFCPILASNTQILWVPSICEIWPPFSLFVYWTIGTLYMYWFAKYIGMIRKNIIRPGVLFFIRSPEDPNIKILHDSLIHPMGIQLSRLCLSMFIYAIFIVLGFGFHTRFFFPIMLKSNLLSVPEAYKPTSIISWKFNAILLTLYFTKRILESSSYVKPLLERYWKTIFKLCSRKLRLSSFILGKDTPTERGHIVYRNSFYKYIASKNAEWSNQELYTKPKTLKQAEELFGEIRQVHAYFVPDGVLMRVPSSDIVSRNYVQTMFVPVTKNDKLLKPLDLERIKERNKRAAGEFGYLDEQNTEYDQYYIVYVPPDFRLRYTTLLALVWLFASILMLGVTFASQALMNFVCDFGFLPVIKLLLNDGNKIYVAWKELSDITYSYLNIYYVCIGSVCLSKIAKDILHFTEGQNTLDEHAVDENELEEVEHVIPERDINNAPVNNINNLEEGQGIFMAIFNSIFDSMLVKYNLMVFVAIIIVVIRTMVSWVVLTDGILACYNYVTIRMIGNSSYSIGNSKWFKSDENLLLAVWVISSMVNSGTGFKSLKVFFRNRNTSKLNFLKTMALELFKQGFLHMAIYLLPIITLSLLFLRDVPSKQIIDIRHGSRSFALSLNESFPKWTKTQHVYFGLLIALESFTFFFQATALFIKWFKSTVQNVKDEVYTKGRALENLPDEG
- the EMA17 gene encoding Ema17p (YPR071W family) codes for the protein MQNVKEERSTIRALSKDVVSPPLAVRLTIKAMQILFIGKMFRYSFLPFLPFNLFTFDNSIMWFIAYSVIVSIWGFAVWMERAYRNKINLQPPRCTKIKCSRCKTKKKYPKWFKYKQWMNIFLLYVSLTVFNLAIQTSFFIKEMCVQGVKLPGGREPKCESYPGAIILFEGILVLIHSMTAHVFKEYYLHNGPLETGDRTPSDEKKSASEEAIL
- the EMC5 gene encoding Emc5p (similar to Saccharomyces cerevisiae EMC5 (YIL027C); ancestral locus Anc_7.200), which codes for MSFVSKLLYAVATLVLFHSGFSSYEFHHLLKLNSLNNTQGVISELPKDIKYETYAGLLLFVLAVFTSFEKLQYLPIESNDGTIISQGNYLKEIALNKATNVDNLIGSNPNGEVIFTPSFVDVHAKRKISREWASNNEKKEK
- the IRR1 gene encoding cohesin subunit IRR1 (similar to Saccharomyces cerevisiae IRR1 (YIL026C); ancestral locus Anc_7.201); the encoded protein is MTAVRRSTRVRTKSRNTEEESSDDEQNTSVQPVESDKVTAKIAQRDDEEKEDEDESEESSSEDDYEDQDDDDYVDTATAKSKSRKRKAKSAPKASSSKRPKKKATSHQKSAATHVPTHHRSKKDQEQYLEIAKDFQPTELFEILSTSEDVSIEELLREWLETYTENRDQFLQEFINLLLNCCGSVARVEDHDVHSNESSNETIGEIQLLFQRQKLHEFYLLISKENKKRKNFKMGPLYQNFVEFMTKLLEVANDLQLLYVESDEDDTQIVTGNLVLDLLTWLSSFSVCKIRCFRYISTITLYFFQDYLTQQAVNLEKNYLAKLTRQLTLEEKKKRPNNKTLEKLESTITETQGSKVVIESIIDNIVKLCFVHRYKDVSDLIRSESMLHLSIWIKNYPEYFLKVTFLKYFGWLLSDGSVSVRLQVTKILPHLITHNHNGKSTDNSAIRQVFERFKTKILEVAIHDVNLDVRIHSIQVLTEACSLGYLDDSEILTISSLMFDEEFDPCKASSFNKRSKFLSTVAKFLAKVINEKFEEFIKTREDLPKEIDGLEIGPVVQVGIFTRILSDSLIYHLKDSAEVDSKTKIRMLTQAAEFLSPFISTHLKTICNLLISDIESNELIQTLQNSVDTNNDDCDVDDGELDTAPLFPVDRNSTILYLNIFHGLCAGANNPKIQTKDSVKEIVLPLFHDLLNATSIESADILCPLLESFITFSLEDWISIGYETELKKITDKTIKTFMDSTIGDSKVDVKYEIFAKFIRHIHNFEKKELQEKLLNQITTLKIHLKKFLQEKMDPNNSRDDYKDLTCSLYELYINKLAILGREYPIEFDDELLQLFLNNFISRITVMFQSFDDSTAQEINFKILVLLVTWNLQKWKELMDKVTDHEASTPKNLRSIWKPIAAIIGRLNTLVISLATISDTSGNINSLFYLKWSASTSLMDTIVAIKVFELKLPADATSWKYSMSECFPFYLHDDASKVLLKIFLYLESLFAKQLDVQLERVADEDANLNDLPETEFFNNVETDFLLFTVKLKGLIKLNILDKRFASRMELNKERLGPLFKKILDDTIMESSEPNKKNVQKAKPNQTQKERGIHLQSDNKGETDKADIEKNDSDISMTNDLEPIEESSQGVPGLAPIEEHPTVADAIDNSDASAQD